The Streptomyces sp. V4I8 genome includes the window CGGCGATGGCAGTCGTACGACGTACCGCGTAGGCCGCCGGGTCAGCCCGGCTCGTCCGTGTGGGCTCGTTGCGCCTGGGAACGACTGCTGGTCAGCCAGGACGATGCCGGTGCCGATGACGGCGCGACGGAGGGGTGCGCGGTGTCGACCGTCAGGTGGAGCAGGGTGCCGTGTCCGTCAGCGCCCGCGGGATAGCTGCGCGGTTCGTCGCAGCGGAAGCCCTGGCGAAGGAGTTGTGCCACCCGCTGGGCGGTGTCGGGGTTCGCCGCGATGATGCGGACCTCGGCGAACTCGCCCGCGGGTGGGTCTTCGTCCGCGTACGCGGAGGCCGACGGTACTTCGGGTGTGTCCCGGGCGCTCTCGGCGTCGTGGATGCGGGGATGCATGGAGCGCATGGAGCCACCTCCGTGGTCTCGGCGAGGCCGCGCCGTAGCGGTGGTCGCGAGGAAGGCGGCGGGAGCCGCCCACGGTTCTCCGTCCGAAGGGCGGACCGACGGGAGGAAACCTGCGAGCCCGGCGTGACCTGCTCCGGGTACGTCCACCGTACGCCGGTGCCCTGCGGAGCGGACGGTGCCTGCCCGCCCGGGCGTAGGCCGGAGGCACCGAGGGTTCCTCGCCCGTCGGCTCTCACAGCAGTGATTGCGGACGTGCCGGACCGGGCCTCGCCGGGGCGGGCTGCAGGAAGGCCAGAAGGTGTCGTTCGACGTCATACAGGGCTAGAAGGGCCAGAAGGGTCGGCAGGCCGACAACATCGTTCCCGCCTGACACCCGCGACCGCCCGTCATCCGTTCGGGCCGCGAGTGAATGCGCTCGGTCACCGGGCCGGCAGACGCACGGCGAGCAGAGCCACGTCGTCGGTGCTGCCGGGCGGCATACGGGCGAGCAGTTGGTCGCACAGCGTGTCCAGCGGTGCGTGGGCGAGCGCGAGGGCGTGGCGGCGCAGCCGGTCCAGGCCGGTGTCGAGGTCGCTGCCCGGGATCTCGATCAGGCCGTCGGTGTAGAGCAGCAGGGTGGAACCCGGCGGCAGGGGGTGTGTGGCGTTCGGCCGGCGTGCGCCGGTGCCCTGGGGGGCGCCGAGGACCAGTCCCTGTCCGGCTTCGAGATAGCGCGCGTGTCCGCCGGGGGTCAGGAGGAGGGGCGGCGGATGTCCGGCGCTGGTCCACCGCAGGGTCCACGGTCCGGTGTGCGGGTGGCCCTCGACCCGGGCGAGGACGAGGGTGGCCATGGGCACGGTGGTGATGGCGGGCATGGCGTCGTCGAGGCGGTCGACGACGGCGCCGGGCGGTCCGGTGTGGTCCCAGGCCAGTGCGCGCAGGATGCCGTGCAATTGGGCCATGCCGGCCGCCGCGGTCAGGTCGTGGCCCACGACGTCACCGATGACCAGGGCGAGCGTGCCGTCCTTCAGTGCGAACGCGTCGTACCAGTCACCGCCCACCTGGGAGCCGGCCGGGGCGGGCTGGTAGCGGGCGGCCAGCCGCATGCGGCCGGGCTGGGGCAGGGGGGCCAGCAGGTTGCGCTGCATGGCCTCGGCGACGGCGCGCTGGCGGCCGAATCGCCGTGCGTTGTCGATGACCAGACCGACCCTGCGGCCGATGTCGCTCACCACCTCCAGGTCGGCGGCGTCGAAGGGGTGTGTCGGGTCGGTGCGCACCAGAGTCAGGGCGCCGGTGATCTGCCGCTTGGCGCCCAGCGGCACCGTGATGGCGGACGTTGCGTGCACCGTCCGCAGGAAGTCGCTGTGGACGGCGGCCACGGGAGAGCCGGGTGGGGCGGCCGTCTCCGCCTCGGTTCTCCCGTTCTGCAGTACGGGATCGCCTCCGTGCAGCACACGGACAAGAGGTGAGCGGTCTGCCTCCCCGGTCTCGGGAAGGCGCTCGCGCCCGCCTTCCAGCCCGGCGTCCCGGCCCGCGGGGCCGGTCACCGCCACCCGGTGGACCTGCCCGGAACCGGTCCTGAGGTCCACCGCCGCCCAGTCGGCGAGACGAGGAACCAGCAGGTGACCCAGCCGGGCGAGGGCATCGTCGGTCTCCAGGGTCTGG containing:
- a CDS encoding SpoIIE family protein phosphatase, encoding MVEDAVPGAGGEGQSWPAAASGFWRQVVEQLSTAVMVVDPAGRILAVNQAAERLLGRATRAIRGKDAHELLHRDRNGGALLREQCPLLRALAEGAATRGEGDSYVRGDGRLVTISWSASPLTDGDSFKGMAVLFTEITGDRSTRRERAAYTSALEDLNERLTLVAEITDVLGQTLETDDALARLGHLLVPRLADWAAVDLRTGSGQVHRVAVTGPAGRDAGLEGGRERLPETGEADRSPLVRVLHGGDPVLQNGRTEAETAAPPGSPVAAVHSDFLRTVHATSAITVPLGAKRQITGALTLVRTDPTHPFDAADLEVVSDIGRRVGLVIDNARRFGRQRAVAEAMQRNLLAPLPQPGRMRLAARYQPAPAGSQVGGDWYDAFALKDGTLALVIGDVVGHDLTAAAGMAQLHGILRALAWDHTGPPGAVVDRLDDAMPAITTVPMATLVLARVEGHPHTGPWTLRWTSAGHPPPLLLTPGGHARYLEAGQGLVLGAPQGTGARRPNATHPLPPGSTLLLYTDGLIEIPGSDLDTGLDRLRRHALALAHAPLDTLCDQLLARMPPGSTDDVALLAVRLPAR